The sequence TGTTTCCTACTTACTGTGATGGCTTATGATAGATATTTGGCTATCTGTGATCCTCTCCATTACAATGGAATTATGGATAGAAGAACCTGTATTAAGTTTGCAGGAGGATGCTGGTCTTTTGGTTTACTGGCTCCATTTTTGCCAACCACATTTATATTTCGATTGTCCTTTTGTGGCTTTGTCATTAATCATTTTTTCTGTGATTCTCCACCACTATTAAAGCTCTCGTGTCAAAACATACACACTATTGAAGTAATTAATTTCATTTTGGGATCATTAATACTTCTAACTTCATTTTTGTTGACAATGATATCATATGTTCATATAATTACTACAATACTTAAGATTCCTACTGCTGATGGACGTCAGAAAGCCTTCTCCACTTGTGCATCCCATCTCACCATTGTAACTATATTTTATGGCACTACTATTTTCACATATGTTCGTCCCAGAACAATCAGTGCATTTAATTTTAACAAGACAGTATCTCTAATCTACTCTGTTATCACACCAATGATCAATCCAATGATCTACAGTTTAAGAAACAATGATATCAAACAAGCATTAAAAAAAGTAATTGTTCAAATATAGCAGTAATGATTATCGTATCATTTAATGCATTTGTATTTACATATCTATAACAAAAACATAAGAAATCGATTAGCAAGCTTTACCAGACTAGGAAATCGTT comes from Pelobates fuscus isolate aPelFus1 chromosome 5, aPelFus1.pri, whole genome shotgun sequence and encodes:
- the LOC134612081 gene encoding olfactory receptor 6M1-like, yielding MVQETHWKREDRTRWNYEGYEIISQAALNKKKKRGVAIILSKRINREIIYEDIDIEGRYQILICKLEEKVYTLNYILKLNMSNQTHVIEFIITGFASTREIQLILFAVFLLMYILTFTQHAVIIVVIQLDYHLHTPMYFFILNLSFLEISYITVTVPRMLFSFISGIKTISVNGCFSQLYIFFFLGTTECFLLTVMAYDRYLAICDPLHYNGIMDRRTCIKFAGGCWSFGLLAPFLPTTFIFRLSFCGFVINHFFCDSPPLLKLSCQNIHTIEVINFILGSLILLTSFLLTMISYVHIITTILKIPTADGRQKAFSTCASHLTIVTIFYGTTIFTYVRPRTISAFNFNKTVSLIYSVITPMINPMIYSLRNNDIKQALKKVIVQI